GACGAACAAGGCGCCTCTTCGGATTGGCGGCGGCGGGGGAGCCTGCCCATCGAATGCGAATACATCCCTATCAAAAACGCGGAAGAAGCGATGAAGTTGATTCGAAGGGTAAAGGCTTCGCCGTCGGATATCGCCATCATCGATCTGCCGCCGCATACGCGGGAAGCGACGGAAGCAGCCCTGATGATGTGCGACCTGTTCGTTATTCCCGTTACGCCTTCGGGAGCCGATTTTATGGCGACGAGAAAAGCGCTTGCTTTGTTGGAGGAAGGGCGTAAAATACGCCAAGGAGCGCCCAAGGCTCTGTTAGTTCCCAGCCGCGTAGACCGGCGCACCTCCTTCGGAAAAGAAGCGGCGAATGCCTTGTTGGGATTCGGCGAACCCGTCAGCGCCGCCGTGGGCCAGCGAAGCGCTTTCGTGGATTGCTTCGGCCTGGCGGATTGGGTGGGAAACGCTTATCCCCATTCGACCGCTTATGAAGAAATTCGAGCCATCGCGGATGCGATCGAGGAGATGATATAATGCCGCGTAGCCACTTAACCGATTTTAGCCAAGCTGTCGACAAAGAAGAAAAAAAGGAATCGGAAGCCAAATCGCCCAAAAAGGAATCGGCGGAATCCGGCTCGCAGGAATCCGAAAAAGCGAAGTATGCGGAAATCGTCTGCGTTGAACCTCCCGGCGCCCGAGAAAAAGAAGCGCGGCGCATCGTGCGCAAAAACATGCTCTGGTCGATGGGCATCAGCATCATCCCCATTCCACTCGTCGATTTCCTCGGCTCCATTGGTTGCCAGGCGCATATGATTAAAGAGTTGTCCGATTACTACCATATTCCTTTTACCAAACATCTAATGAAGAACATCCTCGCTATTCTGCTTGGCGGCGTGGGAACCCTTTATATCGGCCAATTCCTAACCGCCAACGCTTCGCGATTCATCCCATTTGCCGGACGCACGCTCTCATTAGCGGCGTATCCCATCGCCGCCGGCGCGTTGACGTACGCCACGGGAAAAGTGTTCATCGAGCATTTCGAATCCGGCGGCACGATCTTGACGTTCAATCCCAAGAAAGTGCGCGACTATTTTTATAAGGAGTATGAAGAAGGTTTGGAAATCGCCGCCCGCATGAGAGCGATGGGGGCTTCGGTTTAAAAGGCGCCGCCATCTTGTTGCAATTCGGAAGCGAGAAGCGCGTCCACTTCTTCGTCGCTCAGATCGTCGATATTCGCCAAAATTCTCTCCGCCTCTTCGGGGAGAATTTCTTTTTTACCCGCCGTCGAAGCGTCAGATTTTCGGATTGGAGGCTTGTTCTCCGATAAACGCCGCTCGATGCGTTGAGCCAACTCTTCCACGCTATGCCCTTCCATAAATTCGACCATTGGAACATCCGCCGATAAGCTGGCGCGAACGCGGTTTCTCAATTCGACAGCCATGAG
This genomic window from Candidatus Omnitrophota bacterium contains:
- a CDS encoding ParA family protein translates to MKCIAFGNLKGGVGKSTLAVNIGCELAIRHRSVTLFDADEQGASSDWRRRGSLPIECEYIPIKNAEEAMKLIRRVKASPSDIAIIDLPPHTREATEAALMMCDLFVIPVTPSGADFMATRKALALLEEGRKIRQGAPKALLVPSRVDRRTSFGKEAANALLGFGEPVSAAVGQRSAFVDCFGLADWVGNAYPHSTAYEEIRAIADAIEEMI
- a CDS encoding YcjF family protein — its product is MPRSHLTDFSQAVDKEEKKESEAKSPKKESAESGSQESEKAKYAEIVCVEPPGAREKEARRIVRKNMLWSMGISIIPIPLVDFLGSIGCQAHMIKELSDYYHIPFTKHLMKNILAILLGGVGTLYIGQFLTANASRFIPFAGRTLSLAAYPIAAGALTYATGKVFIEHFESGGTILTFNPKKVRDYFYKEYEEGLEIAARMRAMGASV